A segment of the Gavia stellata isolate bGavSte3 unplaced genomic scaffold, bGavSte3.hap2 HAP2_SCAFFOLD_44, whole genome shotgun sequence genome:
cttttgtatgaaCTATACACAACGCTTCAATATATTCGACTTACCCTGTTATggcattaggattgaatcacaatggaaccatactctatccatttgagcatcaAGTATGGGCCCAAAAAATAGGACAGAAATGACAAACTGTAGATTTTGAACAAGGGTTGTTGTACGGGAACAACAAGgcttcatctgtgaaggtaatgcaatcagaggtcaggatatctgtttagatactgaacaagatgtttgtcattttgagactcgccctgacgaaaaccctgaaacagtgcttatatatatattggtaagggctgtgtatgtttgagaacagcttgtgattttatatccatagatgatgtagttatagatCCTAGGAATCACtcagatttttgtgtttgtatttcactgaaatcatggGACGtgattttttctcttatttgaCTCCAGTCACacctcaccagctcttgcaatctaattatacattAATTCAGGAACTGCTGCCTACACCCATTGGattgaatctcactttagtgaaacaattgctacaccaccaggatttaatcaaaattttgaaaaaggtcaaggaaaacggACAaggaactttaataactgttcatcacagtgtggaagaaatacaccgTGTTTTagggagggtggaaaaggatgcagaacataaatggtgggacactcttttcgggtggtcacctactgctacaggcatcctaaataagttatgccaccctatcgttgttctcctgatattgatttttaatcagtcttgttttatcaagaatatattattaattggaggatgatgaatcgattaactcgtttggcatctatacttgatgcacataatctaCTTAACCgattaaaatgaaagtactgaaataattttcaaagctttcaaaggggggaattgttgtaaatactctgattttttaaaaaataatcacaatatgatcatatagaaagtttaaatttgattaataaataaaataattaaatacaaatgcataagttaggattcttaagttagaaacaagataccataggaacctcaccagggagttgctATTCTGTTCTAAGGAACTAATagtaatgagatggaacgatgaagaatcgaatagaaaagtcttctttgagtcctgtgacaatgtgacctgatatgcaccagtgatgctgcttggaaaattccttacctttcccatcttgattcaaatatcaagaatgccaatcaataaatattaatagaaataaccatggattaatttaagtatggatattgatagaatagtataatccagagagcgattactaaaaaattaagttacatattctgtatgaaggcAACCAGGTATGATTTAGCTGTGATTCAATCATAAACTAACCGTTGAATAATGTAGCATTGcgaataggtagaatttgcctGTCAAGAGAATTATAAGTTGcaggcctggtcagtaaaccgaggaaaacttaagaagattccaagaatggaattttgcaaccaagctgagcatgcgcaaagatggggttcaactagaggacaccatgaggaagaatatggacgaccaccagaggaccttagacgaccacctgtgtacctgaaggcgcatgcaTCACAAGCATTTGCATAtactaatgagttctcggaaactatatgaatatgttaactgtttcttggaaatatgatgactATGTCTACTTTGATTGTATACAActtctgtagcagagaaactaaacacgcacactaggtggagcgatcccctgtgcatccagtgctgcaataaagaagtgcctgctcacctacatacactgtgtagatgagtttttatattacagatttgtaacaggcTGCCTAACCCAGGGAGGAACTGCAACCACATACACCAGCATAGGCTTCTCAGactctgcaggcagggtgccggGGGCAGTGAGGAGGTgtccaggggacagcagcatgGAGCAACATCATCCCACAACCcgtgtgtgaaagcagaatgacGGGGCACCCGTCTCCACCCTCCGCTGGACTCCTTGTccacagacatggaaaaaactGATCAAGGATGCAAAGTTCAAGGGcacgctgggctgcagccaccattcggttgtagaatttaaaaaccagAGAGAAGCGAGCAAACCAGCAGAATCACAATGCtggacttcagcagagcagactgctgcttcctgaagagcttctaGGCAGGAGCCAACAGGAGACCggcctggagggcaaaggggagcagggcaacgggttgaacttcaaggacaacagcccccacctccccagacaCCAGAAGGGCCCATGCCAAGACACAGAGTTGGTCACAAgtagcagaaggccagcactgaCAGACAGGAAACTCCTGACCCAGCTCAAacaccaaaaaggaagaacaccCAAGGCGCAGGCAGAGATGGGATACCCAGGACGAACAGAGAGACACTGTgcaagcatgcagggatggactGTGGAAAGCCACAGCTTAGCTGGAGACAAActaggaagagaggaaagacaacaggaagggcttctggaagcagaaggaagcctaaggGAAACACAAGCCACTGCTCAACAGGAAGGCAACTTAACTGGCAAAGGACAGGGGAAAAGCTAGAAAAGATGCTACCCGGGGCAGGGATGTGTGGGcagggggggtgtgggggtgtttCTGGGTGGGATTCTGACTCAAGACAAGGAAAGGTGCTCACCACGAGGgtgcccaagcactggaacaagttgccagaGACGATGCTcaatctccctccttggagatacccCAAACAGGACTGCACGCAGCACGGAGCAATATAATCTGActggacctgctctgagcaggaaatcagaccaCATGGCAGCGGGAGGACCCCCCCGACCTACCCCAGTCTACGAATCCCCAGCCATCTCTCATGTCACTCCAGTATTCCCCAAATTCATCACCAGCAACTGCTCATGTTAAGAGCTCTACAAAAGCGTTTGCAGAGCACTATACTTGCTCCTAGGACACCCGGGGagctgctgaagacagcaacCCTTGCCTTCCATCGCTTCTAGagaaccaaagcacagcaagcCTAGGGCGCACTAAAGCCACTGCAGCCAGgcaacagaaacaaaggcaGAGTTTAAAGGCTAGGTCTTCCCATCTGAAGCCATCTGAGGCCACACGGGGGCAAGTAAAACAGTTctagaaagcacagggctggcaggcacatgagaagacacaggagagttcctcctggggaaagctggccatgttcagctcaagttcctccccccacctttctctccctggggaggaagaagaaaccacattCAGCTAAACTTGCTTTCACCCTGTTGTGGAGGGCACCCAGTAACTCAATGAACTGGTCAGACTCTTGGGCGGTATCTGATACAGAGACATCCCCCTTCGGgctaaatagaaaagtctttataGCTAGATAATAGAAATCTCCATACAGGTATCAGTATTTACAGACTTATAAACTATCagtacttttacagaaatagcatCCATAAAAACATCCCCATTTAAATATAACTGCGGGCAGGACTACGCTTCAAGCACAGAGAACCACAtagagcaaagggaaagcatgtTGACCCACGACAGCTATCTCAGGATGGCTCAGGAGCGATATTACTCTGCAAGGGTCCACAACAACTAGAAACCTTGCTACTGGCCTCCCCACAGGGAACAAGTGttccttgcttgcttttcccaaatgcaAGATGCTACCACAAGTGCCAGCTATGACACCGTCTTTcccaagcagaaaggggaatcccTCCACCCTACTAAGTGAATTCcccttgggaaggcagagaggaaggaaccaaGGAGATTGCCCTTCAGGAATGCAATAAGCCTTGGACAGAACAGGCTGATCTAAGAACAGAGatgaatttttatgaaatacgTCAAGTGGAAGGTGGTTTGGCCTTGGCCTTTTCCCACTTTCTAGCAAgaagtaatgcatttcaaagcaaaggctaTTCTAGAATAacctgaggtgctgctgctaaACGTCCCCATTTCGTGTGGCTGGGTGCAAGCGgacctgtcagacagacagaGAAGAGCTGTCAGGTACCGGTACTTGGAGGATACGCATACAGGAAAAGCTAGGAGAAGGCAGAACAGGCTACACGTGGCTTTCAGTCGGGTCAAAGCATCCCGCACCATCACTAAGCACGAGTGGGAACACGAGCTACCGCTACACTAGCTCGTGAAATCTGGACTAGGTGTCAGCTAAACAAGGCATTCCTTCCTACCAGGTTTTGCTTCCATTCAACTTCTCACCTCCAGAATACTCTTTCTTTGCAACTTGTGTTTCTTACCATCAAGCTTCAAAGACATCTAAGAGCGCATCCCTGCCCTGTATGGCAGAGAAGCCGACTTGGTGACCAGTCTGCTCTAGTCGCCTCACCTTAGTTTCACGCTTGTCAGAAGATCCTGCAAGAGACGAGCAGCATTACTACACTGTGATACAGAAGAACAATAACACAGAGCGACTCACTTCTGGGTTGCCAAACACCAGAACGCAGCAAATTCTGCACTTAGCAGGGAAAACAATGTGCAAGCCAGCGCACTTGAAACTAGACCCTACAAGACTTTCTCAAGCGTGAGGGCAGCGGGGCCTCTCTGAAAGCgagtcccctcctccccctgtgAGCAGCAGGGATGGAAGGGCAACTGGCACCCACACCACCAGCAAAGACACGCTCATGACACTGCTCTGAAGAGATGACTCCACACCACCTTTTCAGTCAAGCTTCACAAAGCTGGGCACTGCTAGAATTaagcctgctccagcagctcctgcttggcTTGGCGGTGATGTACATGGCCATGGGTATTTCTCAAGCCAGACCCCTCCTCCCCATATCCAGCACAGGATGACGGGAGCTCCCTGAGCACAATGCCCTTGGCTGGTttctgccccccccagccccccagctgtAGCTCAGTGCAATGGGCCAAGGCTTCATTTATTCCACACAAATAATTCCGGGTGAAGGAAAGGTTCTGAAGGTGCTTGCGTCTTAACCTGCCCCTTGGGTCAGTACTAAAGCCATAACCAACTCGGTTCGTTTCCAAATGCCAAGGGGGGACGGGGCTCCGGAATCATCTCTGGTGAGGTGGAAACAGGCAGCAcccgctccctccccagcctccgACTCCAGCACTCAGCCTCTGAACTGCTGGGACCTCAGGCTGCCCACACCCATGTTCCAGAGCCTGGAGCACACTTGGTGCCTGTTGGAGCGCCGGCCCTCACGGCAGGACCGGGCACAGGCTCCGCCCCTCTCGGCGGGCTGCCCACCGCCTGCTCCCTGGAGGAAAGCGCCTTTCTCCCCTCGCCAACACCCCGGGACAAGGTCTCCGCTCCCCAGGCCGTCCTCCCCGAAAAcgcctccttcctcctcctcacggCAGtgccgctcccgccgccccggcccacCGGCAGCTCCACACAagcgccccgcggcggcggccatTGCCCTTAACGCCCCCCCTCGCCTGCGCCGGCCCTCACGGCCCGAAGCTGCCCGAAGCCGCGCGTGCTCCcgctgctggggagaggagaggggaggggagggaaggggagggagctCCGGGGGAAGAAGGGGGGCGCCGACAGCCCCGGCCAGAGGAGAGAGCAGCCCGCCAGCGCCCTCAGCCAGGCAGCGCCCGCCGGCAGCAATGgcggcagcagggagagggggcagAAAGCGGCACCCAAGGCAGAGCCTGCCCCAGGGACTGGCCCCGGGGGCAAAGCCTGACAGGGTAGGGCAGGCAAGGCCTGCCCGGCCCTAACGGCCCCTCGCCTGAGTCCCTTTGAGGACTTTGAGGTCCGCCCATTACAAGCCCAATAGCAAAGCTCAGCATTTCACTGTTTCAGTAACTACTCTGAGTCCTTGAGCACTGACACAGGGAAAATACTCCTCGAAATTCCCACTGATGGGTTTGCTTCAGCTTCGTGCATAACGTGCATAATTCAGTTCTTCCAgaaacagctctggaaagctCTCACATTCTGGTATTTCCCAGGTTTTGATCTTTCCCAGTGCAGACGTGCCCTTTGGCAGTGCCGAGCATAGAACAGCCCTGAGGAAAACCCGGGAGCAAACCCCGGCTGTCCGAGGGGTTGCCGCAAAGAGCAAGGCCTTTCCTCAGGGCCCAATTTAACAGGGTGACTTCATGGCAGTTTGTCCAGTAGTTACTCCAGGCACGGGTTGGCAGGGAAGGGTGACCAGAAGGGCTTCTGCCAAACTGGGAAAGCCTGAACAACAAAGTGGAAATCATGGGTATTCTCTTCTTTTGAGGGCGCAACCATAACTTGGGCTGCATCTTGCTAAAATGGAACCTATTGGACCTGGAAGAGCTGGGTGGGGCTGGTTCAAACTTGCAGCctcctgagagagagagatgcaggTCTGGCTCCGTGGCGGAGGGGTTTAGGGCATCAGCATCGCAGCAGGAAGACACGAACTGCACCACccgcctctctcccctcctcctgacTGCTGGAGGTGCCTTATGAAGACAGCAGGGAGGCTGGGCACTCAACTCTGAGCTCATCTGACGTATGACTGACTGTCTCTGACGTCAGGCATTTGTTTCTTGCCTGACCACCACAAAGGGAGAGGGACCCCACTTTGATAACTGGCCCTCACTAAACACAGACGAGAACAGGCACAATAAAAGCTGCAGGAATCATGAAAACAAACGCTCGTGCTGAACGCACTCCGTCCggtttctgaaaaggaaagtgcGTCTGTGGTCCAAGAATGTGCACCAGCCCCACTGGCCCCGCAGGGTTCAACCGTGTCCCCAGAGCAACACGGTTTGTCACGGCAGGATGGTGAAGAATTGATAAGAAGCGGGaggaagagcaaagaaaaatgaaaacaaattgaaaagtcattaatttcattggaaaatgaaatcatGTTATTTCAACTCGTGAGTTAAATTTCCattcccacccaaaaaaaatacttgaaaaagaaatgatcCAATAGTTTGGGTGTATTCAggcaaccacaacaaaaaatgacaacaaagaGGGGGCTGTGCAAAAAGAGCAACAAAtcagtttccttctctgacaGCGGAACAGCTTGTCAAGGGCAGGTACCTGGATGTGGACTCCAGAAAGCCTCCACACCCTCGCACCTGGTGTTCCATAAGCAGGCTAACGGAGGTTAGTCTCGATCAAATCACTGAGGGCTGATGGAATACTGCTCCCAGAGTCATGCCTGGGCTGGGGTCTCTGCTGACACAGTGTCCGTTTCTGAGGATCACCGTTCCAAAGAGATACATGCCTATCAGAGGCACCTGGAGAATACGACTAAGAAGGATGAGGCTTTTGGAAAACATGGTCTCTGAAGAAGGATTAATCACAGGGTGAATGGACTTGTTGTTTAAGgtcaggaagagaaggcagaagagagctgtGTAAGGGCTTCAAAGAAAAGGCTAGTAGCTCCTGAGACCTGCTTCAAGAGCCATTCACAGGATACCCCCACAGCATACCGAGTGTTTGTGCTTGGGGAAGGTTACGGTCACAGAAATCATCAGACCCTGTAAAAAACACCAACTGGATTCTTTCTGTATGAAACAGCTTTGGCAAACAGTAAGCCACCGGCCAGCAGAAGCTGATACTCTCTGAATGCGGAACAGCTGCCCATCGTGAAGGTTTCGATTTTCAGTATGTACAATTTTTGAGAGAAACTTCTGACACACAATTGGCAAAAGATTAtcctgcagccaaaagcagcccAATGCCAGCTTGCAGCAATGTCCACTTTATTTGAAGCGGAGAACATTTGGCACCCAACTGAAAAGCTTGACTGCCCAAAGAAGTGCCAAATTCACATGGCTCCAGTCATCTGCCCATCTTAtactaaaatgttttaactcAACACAGGCCAGATTTCTTTCTAGAAAGCTCAGGAAAGTGGTGAACACGCTGAAGCCAAGATCTTCCAACAAAGTCTTTAGAAACCACAGAGCCACAGTTACAGGTTTTTCCCACAGTCTGTTTGTTACACGTGTGCAAAAATACAGTGATCAGCTGTATTTGagctctttttcagctttgtggTGAACTGAACACATTTCCAGGGATGTACATGCATGGAAAGAGGTACTACTGCAATTACAGGCAATATACCGTAACTGTTGTTGCAACGTTACCAGTGGTTCGCTACGGTGAGACTGTTCTCAAGTGATTTAGACAACCTGTATTTAACTACTGTACATCAAGAGAATCAAAGAAATGACACCTAAAAGGAAAGCTGGTAGCAGACTAATGAAGTCTGAGACTGCTCTACCTCAGAAGGACATTCAaaaatttttaacattattacaCCCGTCTACAGTTAACTGTCTAATGTTACTCTGCCCACAGAGAGAATAAGAACAGCTGTTCAGAAAagtaagcaggaaaaatatactgGAGTGAGGCACTCAGTGCTTAACAACTTTGTGGAACTTCATGATGGCGGAACCATTTCCAGATGCTGAAAGAGTTCTCTTTCCAAGCATGGGAAGGGGTAACACGCTAGCATGACCATAGGGACACCAACGCAGGGACACCATTCTACTAAACTTTTGAAGATACGAAAGAAACGGCTCTTCACTGATCAGAGCTTTTCAGAGATTGAGGCAACCCATAATAGGCTCACGCAGGTCAGCCAGGCTCCAGTTTTCTAGGAAATGGACACCTTTAAGGAAGAGTGAAACAAATATCccttctgtggttttaaacaACTCCTCTGCTGATTGTGCACATTTGAGGTAGCAAGAGTTTCCCAATGGAAACGAGACACAGCTCACAGCAACTGTTCACAGGTTCCCTGAGGGTAGTTCCTTGCCAGGGCCAAATAATACAAGTCTATGTCAGTAACatggctgggggaggaagaaagagctgcCACCTCCGAATTCAGTCCAAGAGCAGAGCACCCGAGGCAGGCTTCCATAGCATCCAACCGTATGCGACTTCAGGCAGACACCTAGGGCTCTGGGTATCCAGTGCAATGACGCAGATTCCTTTAGAGCAGAAGTCTACTTCACGTGTTCTGCATTGCTCTCTGAAGACATTCATCTCTACACACAGCCTGCAGAGACTAACCCCTTAACTTAGACACTGAATACCAAGAATTGAGTATCCCCAAAAGGGCTCAATTTACAGCATTCCTACTGCGGGAGCAGGATACGACTACCCGGTGATGTAGATTAAAGGAAACCACTAGCAAAGTTGCCTTGTGGGAATTCATCACTTTGagtgatggggacagggcaaGGCATGAGTCAGGGGAAGAAACACGTCTCTCCTCAAACcattctatttaaaatatctttaggaTGTCAAACTCTGGCATGTGaagactgcaaaataaatacagttgaACACAGAAGTAAGACGAGTACAGTATCTAATACACTATGACACATAATGGTTCTTTGAATTAgaggtggatttttcttttttaaaagtacagataCTCCTGTGACAGCTCTTTAGAATACAATAAATCATCAACTAGCTGTCCCTACCTGTATTTCCTTGTTGTTAGTTTAGACAAGATCTTtcaaaactcagagaaaaaaaggaagatgaaaaaaaccaaaccccaaaccctaaaaaaCTCTCAAAATCCCAAACTACAAGGCAAAAGAATCTGTTTCTTCAAGTCATAATAaagtattgaaacaaaatgttatcttACCTCCCAAAGTCCTACGACGAGTCCTGGATTCAGACTGAAGAGCTGGCCAAGCTCATCAGCACCAACGGCTACACTACTTTCAGTCAGGTTAGCAAGATGGTATTCAGCAATTAAGGAACGTCGACGAggtctttgaaaagaagagacagaatgtaGCAACAAGACTATGTCtccttatttatgtaaaattcAGCCCAATTTCATTTCAACCACAGAGCCACAGTTACAGGTTTTTCCCAGAGTCTGTTTGTTACACGTGCGCAAAAATACAGTCATCAGCTATATTTGagctctttttcagctttgtgtTGAACTGAACCCATTTCCAGTGATGTACATGCATGGAAAGAGGTACTACTGCAATTACAGGCAATATACCGTAACTGTTGTTGCAAAGTTACCAGTGctacgctgccggctgcactggatcctgtccatcctgctgctcaggcctttgtcccccttaggaactgcaggagctcctgcacccgagtaaagaattgcaccagcctctggactggaaatgggcagggtgtaaacgtGCCCAACTGAGTTGGTATGGGTCtcggcctctgaaaggggcttgaggtgaagcctggctgtggcgttggagtagccgatactgctgggcgcagtcccatctgtgccaggatccagtcgtaaaagtgctgcgtggaggtgtagactccgggccgtcttgctctcgcgcagcctttcccccagctggtgactccaacgagccagaagtagtctgcattgttatctttgcagacgagaggaccaccgctgtcgccctgcagcggaggagagaggacaaaggtgttgttgggtggcctccgtcagcactacggctggctccttctctctcacagcacctgccagagctgtgctctgcggcacagaaaggccccgctcaggtgccggggcctacaggagcttgtgtgggagggggtggtgggcctgtaaggtagggctctctctcctctctgcacagcgatccttcatgtgtggaatgcacatgctccaggcttgggatgtggagctgcgtgctgccaagagcactggatgggctttgtgggcagagtcgcaggcctctggggcaaggggggcactgggcaaggagctgcaggtggggaaggggaggtgagccccagcagcggtggggacccagcggtgggagggtgacttgccaggcaaagcacgcgctggggtctgcgtgggacggttgtgagagggctgcctgtgctgctggggcttgactcgtagcacgctcctacctggcaggtgtcgatgccaccctgcgcgtagccagcacacaggttgtgggtgtggatggcccctctgtaccacccgctgctgttacagaggttgacatcaatgaggcggaccttggcctcctgcaggacatcagttgatcctccagctgcgagcacagagaggaattaacaccaggcagctcgttgccatttgTCCTCCCCTGtgtgggtgaagcccttccctagggcttggctttgcaccttgaaggcactgtaccggtggtccccttgtgcctccctttggggaatggctcaggcccatctctctagaggcatgcgtccccgcagcctgactctggctttcgcctctgctctcaggaagcccaacccgtctcccctgcgtgccaagcttgcgctcaggacacgagtactttttgggaactcacatcttgcagtcgtggaaccccagccgctggcgtagcaggttgtcagctctgacactctcagcgaggcgtcgggcacacaggcaagctggatggagtagctgcactgcacaggctggtccagttccagcagggcgatgtcgttcctctgcgtgatgttactgtagtgctcgtgaaccagtagccgcttgatatggcgcacttgggcctcagggcccagctgagtcaaccgggtggccccgaccaccacgcgccacatggtgatgtgcctggaaggcagagggagagaggggtcagagggagcggagccatgtgctgcagcagccctgcagttccctgccttctgctccgcaagggagagaggcaagcagcgctagggagggggcgagtgccctggcacgccttaggcacaaggagtgttgagctggaggctgctaggaagcagtggcacaagcccagccttctcctgagcagtctctcagctgggctctgcagtacccaggcactgggcggactgcaaggagacgggatggcagtagcacgcggtgctgcggacagggcacctgctagtgttgtggggatatccgcgttccctggtcctccccttacctggcctcaatgaagcagtgggctgctgtgaggacccactgtgggctgatgagggaccctccgcatgtatgccccgtgcctgttttccagggatcctggatgctgacgatccagggccaggcccctggctgggcatctgtgccacccacgacgcgcgacacgCCGTgctgagaagccatgggccggagcccgcaggtccctctggaaacagaaactcctcattactgcCCTGctcgagggcttgctgctcttcaggctacgagtcagctgtcttccctctccacaaggcgttgcgtggacagcaaggccagggaagcccgtggggcgtgcgtgcatccgcccccgtttctgttttatccccgcaggccagttgtgccagcagcgtgggtgctggcaaggaactgaagttcccaggtggggttcaggaagctgtggcgtggccacgggggacaagcgggcaccctccagtgaagcccataagggttgcccaagctccctgccggagccttgggccacttacttacccacaggtgtcccacgtgccgtgcgcaggcccgcacagggccagcaggacgaggaggcggagcaaattcatcgctgccagcaacacgtggcagctgcaagcacggagagctcgtcgccaccagcgcggcaaacgacgtagtgcccgcagtactcgcgttgcccgcggtgcccttggtcccggggctgatgtcacagagtcgctggttccgggtgctgggcgt
Coding sequences within it:
- the LOC132321764 gene encoding acrosin-like; this translates as MASQHGVSRVVGGTDAQPGAWPWIVSIQDPWKTGTGHTCGGSLISPQWVLTAAHCFIEARHITMWRVVVGATRLTQLGPEAQVRHIKRLLVHEHYSNITQRNDIALLELDQPVQCSYSIQLACVPDASLRVSELTTCYASGWGSTTARCEFPKSTRVLSEAKVRLIDVNLCNSSGWYRGAIHTHNLCAGYAQGGIDTCQGDSGGPLVCKDNNADYFWLVGVTSWGKGCARARRPGVYTSTQHFYDWILAQMGLRPAVSATPTPQPGFTSSPFQRPRPIPTQLGTFTPCPFPVQRLVQFFTRVQELLQFLRGTKA